Within Quercus lobata isolate SW786 chromosome 5, ValleyOak3.0 Primary Assembly, whole genome shotgun sequence, the genomic segment TGGTTGCACCTTCAtcccaccaaaacctactagGAGGGAGTTCACTGGACGGAGCTGGTCTCGTCCTAATCTCATCTGCTGAAAAGCTGGATAGTATAAAATGTCTGTTGAGCTTCCATTGTCCACAAGCACTCTTCTGGTTGTGTAGTTTGCAATTAGTAGGGAGATGACGAGGGCATCATCATGAGGGTGATGAATTCTGTCAGCATCCTCGTCCATGAAAGTGATTGCCTGCTCGTCCATAGACCTTGCTCTCGGTGATCGTCCGGTAAGCTGGACGCTTTGTACTAccttcaagtatgctttcttggacTTAGACGACTGGCCAGTTGAACTTCCCCCAATGATGACTCTTATCTCCCCGAGTGGTGGTCGCGATGAATCTTCCATCTTTCCCTTCTGTTTCTCGTCCCTCtggtctcgtccaaggaaacccctcaacttcccttgccttatgagattttcaatttgttgcttcaagtcaAAACACTCGTCCGTGTTATGGCCATGATCCCTATGAAAGCGACAGTACTTGTTTCTGTTGCGCTTGTTGGGATCACCCTTCAGTTTCTCCGGCCACTTCAGCgaaggatcatccttgatttgcataaggacttgctcAAGTGGGGTGTTTAAAGGGGTATACTGCTGGTTCCGTTCTGGAGGGCCTGGCTTCTTACTTTCTCGATCTCTCCTTTCCtccgtccgtcccttctttggacgggtGCCTTGCTCGTGATGACGACTGGGATTTGCATCCATTCTCTTggacctcttcctcttcttagcgatgattgcatcttctgcattcataaaattctgagccgaatggacgagtTCGGCCATGGACTGGGGCTCTTTTTCATAGAGCTTGTGTATAAACAGATCCGAATTCACCCCGTTGTGGAAGGCTGCCAGTAGAAGCTTATCATCTGTTTCATCCACACTGAGAGCTTCTCTGTTAAAACGGGTGATAAATGACCGAAGGCTCTCGTTCTCTCCTTGCTCTATTGTCAACAAACTGGACGAGGAACGCTTGTGCCTTTGTCCtccaatgaaattgttaacaaacaacttactcaactcttcaaaagaactcaccgaatttggaggtattttgctaAACCAAACTCGCGCTGAACCcttaagggtggtagggaaggctctacacattatctcatcaggcaccccttgaagatgcatggtggtcttgaaagtggctatgtgatcaaacgggtcacgtgttccatcatatgaatccagtgaaggcaacttgaactttgatggtaggGGGTGACCGTTTATGGAAGCCGTAAAGGGAGAATCAGTCCTGtgaaccaaatcttctatcgAATTCGCCCTTTTCATACtttccttcatctcctccataactctcttcatttggtccatttcttccttcaagtgtggtaccgttcgtgaagtggtgcctctaaACTGGCTTCCAATTTCGGTATTGTCTCTTCCGCCATGACTCTCTGTTTGTCCACCTTCACGTTCTTCATGTGTTTGCCTCCTCATATTAATCTCCATTCGTAattcttggttttggcgagtcaactccGCCATAGCGTTGTGAGAGTGCCCTTTTTTTTAGGATACTCAGGCCTAAGGATCCCGGGCCCAAATAAAAAGagggatttggtggaccgggccttgactcaccgcagctaacgagctgtttaagaatcaagtaggtacagagaatactcctgacaataaaaaaaaatgacaaacaaggatatcgtagaatgcccaaaaatgttagcaaCGTAAATTCAGAACaaagacaggattagcaaaacgaTAAAGAAAAGGTGTTGTGGGGATCCTGGGAGTTATGAGGCAGTATTTCATTAACAagttatctgtttgattacaaaaagctcactaggacgtgatacaaggtccaatcaagctcaaaaattgcagtcttgaatggctatttcagccttcaaaacttgcaaagtttgattcctgttgaatccgagtatgtgcaatagtggcctttacaggatatcgggaagaAGTATTTcgttcttcccttagtatttttctttctggatggatttttctgatggttcttcctagagagtttcttcttttttttgtgtgtttcttttcctttttcttgctGCCTTCTTCAcgacccgtcccctccttttataatggagtttttctaggtgtcccgggttcccctgttttgttcttttgcaaacagagcatgttctgtctctgtcgcctcggtaagtccctttgccgtttttttctcactctttccttctcttggttctgattccttcgaaagcttctggttggccatcctctttgggacgtgctgaggtatgcccttcttggtatcctcatttctggcgtattcctttctttcctatttgggcggaatcctgttctgccatttttgaaagtcattcgttgccattctttcttccctgtcctggtttcccgaggcccttttgctgtctgtgccatgaaagGTCGCTTGCgtttcttgttcttttcttttcctgtcttctttctaccgatctgtcccagtcttctcttttttctttttttatttgtgcttgaagggatttgaggatccttgtttctttatattttgccgtggtctctttttgggatgattcttccttttctgggcttcaggatcctctgggccttccttttgcctcccatgggtcatccgtgcctattacttttgggcttagcctgagattttccttttgggcttgacttgttcttttgtttttgggcttatttcattatgaccTATTTTAGACTTCAACAAGCGTCTACCATTGATTGTGCATGTTGGGCAGATGACTGCATGACCGGTGCAGACTGGCGATCACGATGCGAGTTGCTGCTTCCCTGATggcctgggctagtagcccttGATCTAGTCCGAACCATCAAACCCTTTGTCACGGAGAAGTAAATTGCGAAACAATTCCTTCCCACAGActgcgccaactgatgattctctctttatcagtgggttgacaggactcgaacgttgatctttgggctatttcctgtaatacaaaagacacagaatcagaggggaccggtggggaccggccaaaaatcctccgatgatcaaGTTAGTTACTTGGAACTCTCTGTAACGAAGAAATGTTCTCTCAAAAGTAAAAGTGTCTGAATGCCCTTACctttcatcgaagaagccttatatagtgtgtgtggaacggttatctgtttagtaaccgttcccaatgtcgaggagtccggagaattgggagtaacttccataaccgctgtggaagttacctaggtcggacgggccgatgaactcgtccatccataGTAAGGATGGACGAGACCTCCAGGATGATCTCGTCCATTTTTAGTGGAAGATGGACGAGATCATCTAGGAAGGCTTGACGTTCATAAATGATCAGTAGATCTCACGAGGTATTGCTCGTCCATGTATGGACGAGGTTCACCAGTACGCTTGCAATTTTCACCgcctattgtagcttctttcATTGGACGAGATATATGGACGAGTTAAATTTTCCTCGAAATTTGTTTGAAGAAAAACCTTTTccaataactaaaaataaaaggaagaaaaagtaaaatatgatACGTTTTAGTCATTTCAACTTGTAATGTCtcttattatttaataatgaaaTAAGTTTCGAGATTTGTCtacataaaataagataaaatttttcTAGTTATAGATAATGAAGAACAATCATCATAGAACCAAcaaatgttataaattttaaataactagTCAATAACACATACATTTAAcaaatatgtgatttttttttttattaatatttttctaaatataaaatatgacaattatagtagttattaatagacatttattataattatatttatatataattttatattctaacattaatgtttattatgattgtgtatatatatagaattatatattctaccatttaaaaacaaatataatatactAAGAGCACGTTTGATAGACTGTAATAAACACTGTcagttattcctatggtttagctattcaatagtttggttatatttttattatagggaataatcattccttatgaataagaattttttaaGACGAGaaataactattcctctttaaaagggttgtaatagctattctttagtagatataataatttctaatattaatatatttctaaataaataaactttccatatctacctaacaattatgaaaataaaaaatcataaaaaaataactcatctctctaaaattttaaatatattattttctagaaaatgtaattgtaagaatgaaatatttcctaaaatagatcataagttttattccattacaacacattttattcatGGTAATAAAGATCACTATTTTTATTGTAATCCACATTCAGTATATCAAACGTACCCTAAGATTTTAACCGAGGTTCTAAATATAGCATATATAAATGAATTTATGTAGATACATTATATAATATTACGAAATcaaccaaaagtttttttttttttttttttttttatgggaccaaaagtttttatacaaaaataactttgattttatataaattatatattatggaTCATTACAGATCCTCCATCACGATCATAGATACCgtatttataaattgaaaaagatTGTTGCACTTGGAAAATGGGATCAGTTTGACgtgtaaagaaaagaaaacaaatatgaGTGTACAAATTTTCCTAATAAGAAAACTGAGTAGTAGTTTCAATCTCATGATGCACTAGACTCTCTGGGACTCGTGTTTGAAAATGGATATGTGTCATGATGACAATGGATCCATTACCACTTCATACGGGAGAAAAGCTATGGCCTTTCAGCAGTGCAAGAGTCTAGAAATAAACGAGGAAATTTGAGGCTGTCTTGAAATTTTGGTTAGAATATTTTGACATCCTCAGATCTATCTACCCAGATTGACTTTCTTGCGCTCAAAGTTACTGTGCCAGTGGGCGCTCttggtttttaactttttattccACAAAGTACGAACCTAAAAAGGCGAATAAATTAAAGTTTCATTAGGGTGAGGTCAGGTGGCTCAAATAAACAAAGGAAAGAACCAGAGATAACCTCGAGAAACACGCGATCTATTTTTGACCACAATTCAAGTCATCCGAAAACCAGCAGGGACACACATTAACACACACCCAAAACCGACTTTCAACCCTTTTACCTTTTAGTATATATAGAACGATACGATGCGGAAATTCGTGAGCGACAAAAGCTGTAGGAAACTGCTTCACCGTTCTTTTCAGAATCTCACACAACACCTACAGCACCATCACCATCAACATAAAGGTCCTCTTTCCTCTGTTTCACAGTCACGTTTCCtgtcctcttcttcttcttctatggcTCCCATTCCTTCTTCAAATCCCTCTGCTCCTCCTGTCACCCTTGACAACATTAACCCCAAGGTAATAAtgcctttacttttttttcttcttcaattgggttttgtttgtaaTGTGTATTAGACAACTGGGGttcattgttttttgtttacatagttaaaaagttttctaatttatttgtttCTGCATCTGGGTTTGTCTTaaagctacttttttttttttttgtgtgtgtgtctttGCGTCTGGGATTACCAAAATTTTACCTTGATGGATGTGTGGTATATATGATTGATCTTTTAATAACCTTGTTTTTGTTGTGCTTTCATTTCATGGATCCTGAGAAAGTGATATGAcaacttgtttgtttgttttgttaaagCTTTACTTTTTGCACAGCTTGTCTTGTTGGTTTATTTGCTTTACCGTCTTCATCTACAGGGGCATCACTAtctattaatttgttttagctttctttttttcctgattACACAGTATTTTTTTGCACCAATGGCGTTCTAATTTTAAGGCTTTATCTAATATTTGACTAGAAGAGAGGGAAATAAGAGTGATATAATATTTTGGGTTCCTGGAATGTTTATCATTCATTACTAAAATAATTTCGTCGGTGTTGCTCaagttttagttttgtttattaatttaaatttgactTGAAGATTTGTGACAAGTTTATTTATCCCAGAAATTTGATGATTTTAACCCAAAATACACTGTTGGTCCCTAACAATAGCCTATGAGTGATTTTAGTACCTAGAGTTTAAGGTGATCACTTTTAGTTCCTAACAAACTTAAGGCGATCACTTTTAGTACTTAACAAACTTAAAGTGATCTCTTTTAGTTCTTTAAGAATCTTGAAATAATCAATTTTAGTCCTTTTAGAGTGATGACATGTCAGTTTATAGTTTGGCCGCGTTATCTCAGGACTAATAGCAATAACTTTAAATTTTCGGGACTAAAATCACTCATGGGCTATACTTTAGAGACTAATAGtgtatctaagccaaaacaaatcACTGTCTATGATAAGAAGTTTTCTCATACTATTGTCAAAAGATGTTTACTGTTGGGTATGATTTTTCATTCTGATTGTTTCTTTTCCCAGGTTCTCAAATGTGAGTATGCTGTCCGTGGTGAGATTGTCACCCTTGCTCAGGTGATATGACTAGCCATATTGCTTACAACTACTGTagacccttttcttttttcccccccaaaaaataagttatatatatatatatatatatatatttcttttctaagAAGCTTTTGTTTGTCATTCTTCACAGAGGTTACAACAAGAGTTGCAGGTTAAACCGGGCTCTCTCCCCTTTGATGAGGTGTGTTTCTTGTCTTCAACATATTAGTTGGATGGAATTTCTTAATTATTCACTTACTATAGATTGCCCTGCCTATGGTCAGCTTGTTTTTCGTTTTTGTGATACCTTTTCAATGTGTTGCATTCTTGTTATTTCTCGTTTCCTTTAGGTAGTGATTGATTGCAGTTAAAGTTATTGCTGttataatataagaaaaaaggtTTAccattcataatatatatttggaaCTTTGGAAAACTTGGAAATCTCTAGCATTGGGATTTGGGATACTATTTGAAAATTGTTATCAACATCTAGAAGGGAAAATATTGACAATTGAATAGCAAATGGTTTTTATTTCCTTCTGAGAGCAAATTGtgattctttttgaaaattaatgaaGAAGATGCATGATTTccattagggaaaaaaaaagcacttcCTGCTAGATTCAGTCTCTTATCTACAATCTCCACATAAATTTTTGCCTCTTGATTTCTGTATTTGTTTTATCTTATGCAGATACTTTACTGCAACATAGGAAATCCTCAGTCTCTTGGTCAGCAGCCAATAACATTTTTCAGAGAGGTTTGTCTACTGTAACTATGTGGTAGGAAGGACTAGCATTAGTACCACTACTTAAAATTACATGTCtaaatcattcattttttaggttcttgCCTTGTGTGACCATCCAGCCATTTTGGACAAAAGTGAAACACAGGGTTTGTTCAGGTATTGAGAATTTAAAGCTATCATATgctatttatttatcttattcTAGGATGGTATATGCTTTCtatatcttttgataaataTCTGAGTTCTGTAATTGGATTTATCACCATGACCATTTCTTGATTTATTCAATGTGTCCTATATCTAGCCTATAAACTTCTCTGAGCAAGTCCACAGCAAATGAAGAAGAAACTAATGATACACTCTGACTTACTATTATAGATTTTTGATGCTACTAATGTTGTGGCTAGCTTAGAAACTCATCGTAAAAAATCGTTGGTTACTTGGTTGTCCTTAAACACCATGCAAGTAAACCCTCATGTAATAAGTTCCTCTCTTAGAAACCTGATTCTGTTTCATTGTATGAGTTGACTGGAATGAAGCCCTGTTTCAAGATGTTTTTCACTGTTTCTCCAcactttgttttgaattttagaGCAGCTTCTCTAATACCAGTTGTTGTTATCCATTCTGTTTCAACTTTTGACAATGGTATTCCATGTTGTCTCTGCTGGTGGTAATATGGAAGTCTTCTCCTATCCATATCTTTCTCGCTGGAATCTTCATGTGGTGGGGATTTCAAGTCTTTCATTGGTAATGAATTTCTGTGATTTACAGATCCTTGTGACCTTTTTGTAGTGCGGATGCCATTGAGCGAGCTTGGCAGATTCTGGATCAAATACCTGGAAGAGCAACTGGTGCTTATAGTCACAGTCAGGTACTGATCACACTGTCCACCCTAGAGAATTTTCTGGCAATAAGTTAATCCTATATTCACGGTCCATGTTGAGATGTTATATGattgttattttgtttctttgtgcATTAGGGTATCAAGGGATTACGTGATACTATTGCTGCTGGTATTGAAGCTCGTGATGGTTTTCCTGCTGATCCAAATGATATCTTCTTGACAGATGGAGCAAGCCCAGCTGTAAATTTTGACttcactttctttttgtttctataaCTTCAGTATTTTCCATTTCCAGTTGATGCATTTGTAACAGATTGTGTTTTCTCTCTTACCAGGTGCATATGATGATGCAATTACTGATAAGATCAGAAAAGGATGGAATTCTTTGTCCCATTCCTCAGTACCCTTTATACTCTGCTTCAATTGATCTCCATGGTGGCAcattggtaagcttctaatttGTAGCACTTTATTCAGAAGCTCAAGATTGTATTCAACTGCTAAGTGAAaagactttattttcttttttcttagcaTAGATTTAACACTGACCTGACTTGGTAACTTGGAAGTAGGAAATTGGAAATttgatttattcttttttgaattttcattcaaTCTTGAAGTATGGTCTTTTCAGGTTCCTTACTATCTCAATGAAGCAACAGGATGGGGATTGGAAGTCTCTTCGCTTAAGAAGCAATTGGAGGCGGCCAAGTCCCAAGGCATCACAGTTAGGGCTTTGGTTGTTATAAATCCCGGAAACCCAACAGGGCAGGTGCGTTATTAGTAGGTTTGAAGTAGAGATTTGACTAGCAAAGTACCTAGTTCACGTAAAATAGAATGCATTGCTATGTGTCTATTTTTGTCCTGTacattatttgatttttctgtTGTACCTGCAGGTTCTTGGTGAGGAGAACCAGCGTGAAATTGTGGAATTCTGCAGGAAAGAAGGGCTTGTGCTACTGGCAGATGAGGTTGGTAAATTCTTATTAGCAACTTAAGATGTAGAAACATCATGCAACTCTAGTAATAAACAGAGATTTGAGTGCTTGTAGGGAACtaaatttggttttgtttgctCTTTATTGACTCCCTTTGCTTGCTTGGAGCCCTGCCAAATAGATCTGATGTGATTTGCTATGTTAAAGTAACAACTAATGTCCAATGAACTTTATACAGGTATATCAGGAAAATGTTTACGTTCCTGAGAAAACGTTCCACTCTTTCAAGAAGGTTTCTCGGTCTATGGGATACGGTGAGGCGGATATCTGCCTAGTATCATTTCAGTCAGTCTCTAAAGGTAAGTTATATTCATCAATTAAATTGATCTAGATAATAAGTGAAAAGAGCTTCTGCAAATCATCAAAATGGGATCTAACAAGCATGTCTTTTCTGTTGCTTTCAGGCTACTATGGGGAGTGTGGAAAAAGAGGAGGTTACATGGAGATCTCTGGATTTAGCCCTGAAGTAAGGGAACAAATATACAAAGTGTCATCTGTAAATCTTTGTTCTAATATCTCGGGTCAAATACTTGCAAGCCTTGTCATGAGCCCACCCaaggttaattttttttgcctcGTTAAATTAGTGTTGCatttgtctcttcatctactTTACTTTCTGCTTATGAGTTTAAGATAGTCAGTCTTAAGTTTAGCAAGCTTGAAATAGCttccttccaaaaaaaattaaataaatcttattttGAGGATAGGTTAAACCAGAGAAAGAAAGTTCTAGCTCGAGAGCATTGGCTCTTGACCATCTGTTGTGAGAGTTCTAGCATTCTGAATTAGATTTGCTTCAACCATGATTGAATATGTAATTTTTCttggtattttggtctttgaAGTAGTCAATGTTGGGTTTAGAAGAGTACATAATCATGTTGCCATAGGGCATGGGCTTGTGGAAATGAGTTGCTATTGCAGTCCACCAGctgtaaattttgattttctaattaaatGTTCTAATACGATATTAATCTTGTTCCTTATTCATTTGCTAGAAATGAAATTGAATGTGGGTTTATGCAGGTTGGTGATGAGTCATATGACTCATACTGTGGGGAGAAAGAGGGAATTCTATCATCACTGGCAAGGCGTGCAAAGGTTAGTTAACAAAACTTATTCTATGGAACGAATTAGTGAAGGTAAATTAGATGGTGAATAAAAAGTTTAGTAGCAAAGAGTGGTGTGGTATCCATTGTCACCTGGAAATTTGTGCTTGGTTCtgagaaaggagaagaagagcAGCCTATATGAATTATTAAAAATCCAATATAATTCTATCTATTTTTTCTCATCTAGTATTGTATGCAGAGATTCTCAACAGTCATCTTCATTTATGATATGTTTCCTCCATATAACCTTTTTCAGAAATGCATATTGTAAAAACACACTTTTGCAGGGAGGATATGACTAACTATGCTCTCTGTATTAActtagtttatttattatttaaacagACACTAGAAGATGCACTTAACAATTTAGAGGGAGTATCATGCAACAAAGCTGAAGGGGCAATGTACCTGTTTCCCCATATTGAGCTGCCACAAAAGGCAATTAAAGCAGCAGAGGCTGTAAATTCGGCACCAGATGCGTTCTATTGTCGCCGCCTTCTTAATGAAACTGGAATTGTTGTTGTTCCTGGTTCTGGTTTCGGACAGGTTAGAGTTATTTAATTCTGGCGTAATTTTGGGTTAGTGTACATAACTGCTGATGAGTCTATATGAAGTTTGGATTAACAGTTCTGTTAGCAAACCAACTTGCCATGAACATAAAAATGGCCTTTTCCGTTCTAattagtgatgaaaattgaaccCCAGCCACGTACCAATCATTCAGATTCTATTTCTTCACGGTGTTTATAGTGGCATTTGCATAAGCATTGAAGTATCATTAGAATTACCATTGTGAGAAAGAGGATAGATATGGTCTTGAAAAGGTAggagtgaaggaaaaaaaaaaaaccttgg encodes:
- the LOC115991829 gene encoding alanine aminotransferase 2-like, which encodes MRKFVSDKSCRKLLHRSFQNLTQHLQHHHHQHKGPLSSVSQSRFLSSSSSSMAPIPSSNPSAPPVTLDNINPKVLKCEYAVRGEIVTLAQRLQQELQVKPGSLPFDEILYCNIGNPQSLGQQPITFFREVLALCDHPAILDKSETQGLFSADAIERAWQILDQIPGRATGAYSHSQGIKGLRDTIAAGIEARDGFPADPNDIFLTDGASPAVHMMMQLLIRSEKDGILCPIPQYPLYSASIDLHGGTLVPYYLNEATGWGLEVSSLKKQLEAAKSQGITVRALVVINPGNPTGQVLGEENQREIVEFCRKEGLVLLADEVYQENVYVPEKTFHSFKKVSRSMGYGEADICLVSFQSVSKGYYGECGKRGGYMEISGFSPEVREQIYKVSSVNLCSNISGQILASLVMSPPKVGDESYDSYCGEKEGILSSLARRAKTLEDALNNLEGVSCNKAEGAMYLFPHIELPQKAIKAAEAVNSAPDAFYCRRLLNETGIVVVPGSGFGQVPGTWHFRCTILPQEDKIPAVVSRLTDFHKRFMDEFRD